A single Drosophila miranda strain MSH22 chromosome XR, D.miranda_PacBio2.1, whole genome shotgun sequence DNA region contains:
- the LOC108165314 gene encoding uncharacterized protein LOC108165314, with amino-acid sequence MATDKYAPPDQHSCTAPDSSWLSRGHKNQPQWNALGAVSFILISGGMSLAWGAGFAVHSAHREELLMTSHMEVSWYAAATVGAVLGALCTHRLPLQPVYIFGSCLVLVSGILFLACHECPAAIITARYLDGLANGLVFVPAMATVGEISVRGTRGLLASTVEQLSCNTGILMQLLYTAVWQVDWNVTIAADQVHGVLSIVYGVVALALASTLCVESPVNLLLRSDEQQAVAALRHLQRPYMVTSETLIQLDEHKHYVATNREMSWWQSVRMGLPPLLKLLALRSLNAVCLTLVVWSALYETAVQVATHYQAWPYVIFGVMRWCGCFCVLLLVDTTGRKKPTLFGCFSCGSFALAFATLFGRTPHMITALALLFSLQFFAGLGQTASAVYLTEAFPLAVKPHYVAVVYVIELFLRLIFCSFAPSPAGIVAYFYVLGGLSIAFFFMGIFCLPETRLTTLSEAQHKFSKWLNKDF; translated from the exons ATGGCGACGGATAAGTATGCGCCACCGGATCAGCATTCGTGCACAGCTCCGGACAGCAGCTGGCTGAGTCGAGGCCACAAGAACCAGCCGCAGTGGAATGCCCTCGGCGCGGTGTCGTTCATCCTGATTTCGGGGGGCATGAGCCTGGCCTGGGGAGCCGGCTTTGCCGTCCATTCCGCCCATCGCGAAGAGCTGCTGATGACGTCCCACATGGAGGTCTCGTGGTATGCGGCTGCCACCGTTGGGGCAGTACTCGGGGCACTCTGCACCCATCGCCTACCCCTGCAGCCCGTCTAT ATATTCGGATCCTGCCTGGTGCTGGTCTCGGGCATACTCTTCCTGGCCTGCCACGAGTGCCCGGCGGCCATCATCACAGCCCGCTACCTGGACGGACTGGCCAATGGGCTGGTGTTTGTCCCAGCCATGGCAACGGTGGGCGAGATCTCTGTGCGCGGCACGCGTGGACTGCTGGCCTCCACGGTGGAGCAGCTAAGCTGCAACACTGGCATCCTGATGCAGCTGCTGTACACGGCCGTGTGGCAGGTCGACTGGAACGTGACGATTGCGGCCGACCAGGTGCACGGAGTGCTCAGCATTGTCTACGGCGTGGTAGCCCTTGCTCTGGCCTCGACGCTGTGCGTAGAGTCTCCGGTCAACCTGCTGCTCCGCTCCGATGAGCAGCAGGCGGTGGCAGCTCTGCGGCACCTCCAACGACCCTACATGGTCACAAGTGAGACCCTGATCCAGCTGGACGAGCACAAGCACTATGTGGCCACCAATCGAGAGATGAGCTGGTGGCAGAGCgtccggatgggactgcccccGCTCCTCAAGCTACTGGCCCTTCGATCCCTCAATGCCGTCTGCCTGACGCTGGTCGTGTGGAGTGCCCTCTACGAGACGGCCGTACAGGTGGCGACCCACTATCAGGCCTGGCCCTATGTGATATTCGGTGTGATGCGGTGGTGTGGCTGCTTCTGCGTGCTTCTCCTCGTGGACACCACAGGCCGCAAGAAGCCTACGTTGTTTGGCTGCTTTTCCTGCGGTTCCTTCGCCCTCGCCTTTGCCACCCTGTTTGGGCGCACTCCGCACATGATAACGGCCCTCGCGCTGCTGTTCAGCCTGCAGTTCTTTGCTGGATTGGGGCAAACAGCGTCGGCGGTGTATCTCACGGAGGCCTTTCCCCTAGCCGTAAAGCCCCACTATGTGGCCGTGGTGTATGTCATAGAACTCTTCCTGCGACTCATCTTCTGCAGCTTCGCGCCTAGTCCTGCTGGAATTGTTGCCTACTTCTATGTCCTAGGAGGTCTTTCCATAGCATTTTTCTTCATGGGCATCTTCTGCCTGCCGGAGACGAGGCTCACGACGCTGTCGGAGGCCCAGCACAAGTTTAGCAAGTGGCTTAACAAGGATTTCTAG
- the LOC108152680 gene encoding uncharacterized protein LOC108152680 yields MQNDKFAAPPAGFSTAPPPGYSPQEYPPQGYPPQGYPQQGYPPQGYPAQGYPQQGYPPQGYPQPGFIQQGNPPQYYGAPPGQGPPPPNHHYGSVPPPAPTLPPQDAPATVVPPQGCFSRGQTNKPQSNAVGAAGLIFVSGGMNIAWSIGFRGALFYHATTHDYIAWFIAAIIGAVISCLIPKKVPRKYVLLVGALLVTVGGIEMAAIRSNGGAVLAGSYLDGIGNGLVFAPFMALAGEVSVPYMRGLVTASLEQMCFGIGIFLQIIYTSTWAASGFYYSSSGFSPENLKGILSAVYGGLSLLLGALLCIESPVQMLARGDEPGAIDTLRRLQRPYTLTNATYEQLAEHKRYLAENQNLSTSQSIVQALPAFLRLTYFRAMNALSISSIVVLVLIISILANGGSSTGWLVGFAVCRWAGNFISTFIMESVGRKKPLLLGLLGCSCLGFAIGSKYSFYYSMGGMAVMMLIFQFFAGLAFVSTSPYLSEAYPLAVKQYFIAFTFIAEMLVFIIVGSAHFNIYDGGNYFYAVGGMYLFAFLAGIFCLPETRLTTLRGAQQQFSGFINRSF; encoded by the exons ATGCAAAACGATAAGTTCGCGGCTCCGCCAGCAGGCTTCTCCACGGCCCCGCCGCCAGGATACTCCCCACAGGAATACCCCCCACAGGGATACCCCCCACAGGGATACCCACAACAGGGATACCCCCCACAGGGATACCCAGCACAGGGATACCCACAACAGGGATACCCCCCGCAGGGATATCCCCAGCCCGGCTTCATACAGCAGGGAAACCCACCACAGTACTACGGTGCACCACCCGGACAGGGACCACCGCCACCGAACCATCACTATGGCTCGGTGCCGCCCCCGGCTCCAACTCTGCCACCACAGGACGCACCAGCTACTGTTGTGCCCCCCCAGGGCTGCTTCAGTCGCGGCCAAACGAACAAGCCCCAATCGAATGCTGTGGGAGCTG CTGGTCTGATCTTTGTCTCGGGTGGAATGAACATTGCGTGGTCCATCGGGTTCCGTGGTGCTCTCTTCTACCATGCCACAACTCACGACTATATTGCCTGGTTCATTGCCGCCATTATTGGAGCAGTTATCAGCTGCTTAATCCCCAAAAAGGTGCCCAGGAAGTATGTCTTG CTAGTCGGGGCGCTTTTGGTGACGGTTGGAGGCATTGAGATGGCCGCCATTCGATCGAATGGCGGTGCAGTTCTAGCCGGCTCCTACCTGGATGGAATAGGCAATGGACTGGTGTTTGCTCCTTTCATGGCCCTGGCCGGTGAGGTGTCCGTTCCGTACATGCGCGGCCTGGTCACGGCGAGCCTCGAGCAGATGTGCTTCGGCATCGGCATCTTTCTGCAGATCATCTATACCAGCACATGGGCCGCATCTGGTTTCTACTATTCGTCCAGTGGCTTTTCGCCCGAGAATCTAAAGGGAATCCTGAGCGCCGTATATGGTGGGCTATCCCTACTCCTGGGCGCATTGCTGTGCATTGAATCGCCGGTCCAGATGTTGGCAAGGGGCGACGAGCCAGGCGCTATCGATACCCTCCGTCGGCTACAGCGACCCTACACCCTCACGAACGCCACCTACGAACAGCTGGCTGAGCACAAGCGATATCTGGCCGAAAACCAGAACTTATCCACGTCCCAGAGCATTGTCCAGGCCCTGCCCGCCTTCCTCCGACTGACCTATTTCCGCGCCATGAATGCCCTCAGCATATCCAGCATTGTAGTCTTGGTCCTGATCATTTCCATCCTTGCGAACGGAGGATCGTCGACTGGCTGGCTGGTTGGGTTCGCCGTCTGCCGCTGGGCGGGCAACTTTATTTCCACCTTCATCATGGAGAGCGTGGGCCGCAAGAAGCCGCTTCTGCTGGGCTTGCTCGGCTGCAGCTGTCTCGGCTTTGCCATTGGTTCCAAGTACAGCTTCTACTATAGCATGGGCGGAATGGCCGTCATGATGCTGATATTCCAGTTCTTCGCCGGCCTCGCCTTCGTCTCCACCTCGCCCTACCTGTCGGAGGCCTATCCGCTGGCGGTCAAGCAGTACTTCATCGCGTTCACCTTCATCGCTGAGATGCTCGTCTTCATCATCGTCGGGTCGGCTCACTTCAATATCTACGATGGTGGCAACTACTTCTATGCCGTCGGTGGCATGTATCTGTTCGCCTTCCTGGCTGGCATTTTCTGCCTGCCAGAGACCCGATTGACCACGCTGCGCGGCGCTCAGCAgcagttcagcggattcatcAATAGGAGTTTCTAA